The following coding sequences lie in one Chelonia mydas isolate rCheMyd1 chromosome 6, rCheMyd1.pri.v2, whole genome shotgun sequence genomic window:
- the LOC102935579 gene encoding olfactory receptor 10V1, protein MREFYLSAHDYLGYVYMAVSLQPCRYKVPCLGSRGDENQTGLIQFHFHLLSTLPEIQLLIFLAFLLMYLLSLCGNAAVALTVCTDRSLHTPMYFFLANLAVLEICYSSVIAPLALVNLVSGRKATISLAGCGTQMFFFVFVGGADCILLAVMAYDRYVAICHPLRYTLLMNWKVCACLVAGSLVLGFLLSLQLTILIFHLPFCTTKEINHFFCDIPAVLRLACTNTHVHQAALFIVSVTVLTIPFLLICLSYVFIMAAILQIHSAAGRCHTFSTCSSHLTVVLLQYGCCSFIYLQPNSSYSPEQGQVVSVIYTFVTPVLNPLIYSMRNKELKDALSRVLRRKVLSQRK, encoded by the exons ATGAGAGAATTTTACCTCTCAGCCCATGactacttaggctatgtctacatggctGTGTCGCTACAGCCATGCCGCTataag GTCCCGTGTCTTGGTTCCAGGGGGGATGAAAACCAAACAGGGCTGATACAATTTCACTTCCATCTTCTCTCGACCCTCCCTGAGATTCAGCTGCTTATTTTCCTGGCCTTCCTGCTCATGTACCTGCTCAGCCTCTGTGGGAACGCCGCCGTTGCGCTCACTGTCTGCACTGACcgctccctccacacccccatgtacttcttcctggccAATCTGGCAGTGCTGGAGATCTGCTACTCCTCTGTCATTGCCCCACTGGCCCTGGTCAACCTTGTGTCAGGGAGGAAGGCCACCATCTCCCTCGCTGGCTGTGGCACTCAGATGTTCTTCTTTGTCTTTGTGGGAGGTGCTGACTGCATTCTGTTGGCTGTCATGGCTTACGACCGATATGTGGCAATCTGCCACCCGCTGCGCTACACCCTCCTAATGAACTGGAAAGTCTGTGCCTGTCTCGTAGCTGGCTCACTGGTGCTGGGCTTCTTGTTATCCCTGCAGCTGACCATCTTGATCTTCCACCTGCCGTTCTGCACCACCAAGGAAATCAATCACTTCTTCTGTGACATCCCTGCTGTCCTGAGGCTGGCCTGCACCAACACACATGTCCACCAGGCTGCCCTCTTCATTGTAAGTGTCACAGTCCTTACCATCCCCTTCCTACTGATCTGCCTCTCCTACGTCTTCATTATGGCCGCCATTCTGCAAATCCATTCTGCAGCCGGCCGGTGCCAcaccttctccacctgctcctcccacctgACAGTCGTCCTCCTGCAGTACGGCTGCTGCAGCTTCATATACCTACAGCCCAACTCCAGCTACTCCCCGGAGCAAGGTCAGGTGGTGTCTGTGATCTACACCTTTGTGACCCCTGTACTGAACCCCCTGATCTACAGTATGAGGAACAAGGAGTTGAAGGATGCTCTGAGCAGAGTGCTGAGAAGGAAAGTGCTGTCCCAGAGAAAGTGA